The DNA region ACGGCGTAGCGATAGTGGTCGGTGTTGCTGTTGCCCAGGTAAGTGCCGCCAGAAGTCTCCGCCAGGCGCGCCTGGATGCAGTGGATGACGGACATGAAACCGCAGAACAGATTTCCCGCCGTCATCAGATTCGGCAGGAAATAGATGCGGCTGGCGTTTCTGACGTGGTAGGGATCCTCCTGCGGATCGAGTTCGTCGGCCATGGGACGCGTTATTTCGTGAGCGTTTCGAGGTATTTCCAGAACTTCGAGTGCTGCTCGACGAGCTGGTCTTCGGAGACGGGAAGTTTGTTGCGCAGCAGGAAATCCTCGAGGGAGTTCTTGTGCAAAATATAGAGGGTGTGGAGCGTTTCGCCGGTCACTTGGAAGTAGAAGCGAAAATCACCTGCGCGCAGCCGGTAGAGTGTGTGTCCGGCGCGGGCAAAACGCCCGAGCGGCTCGCGTGGATTCGCGAGGTCTTCGGCCCGCAGC from Nibricoccus aquaticus includes:
- a CDS encoding type II toxin-antitoxin system RelE family toxin; translation: MYQVTFSEQAMRELNKLDKLTQLDAISPISGLRAEDLANPREPLGRFARAGHTLYRLRAGDFRFYFQVTGETLHTLYILHKNSLEDFLLRNKLPVSEDQLVEQHSKFWKYLETLTK